The Agromyces atrinae genome window below encodes:
- a CDS encoding TrmH family RNA methyltransferase, with protein MSPRIVHLSDLSDPLLADYTGLTDVALRSSREESEGLYIAESAKVIGRAIAAGHVPRSLVMEEKWYAGLETVLEPFDVPVFIAPPALVEELTGFRVHRGALASMHRPTLPSVAELLADARRVVVLEDIVDHTNVGAIFRSVAGLGADAVLISPRCADPLYRRSVRVSMGTVFQVPWTRLPDWDDAVPLLHDLGFHLSALALADDAIDLDTLAADPPERLALIFGSEGDGLSRAALDAADSVVTIPMLHGVDSLNVASASAVALYALRLPRHSDTLA; from the coding sequence GTGAGTCCCCGAATCGTGCACCTCTCCGACCTGTCCGACCCGCTCCTCGCCGACTACACGGGGTTGACGGATGTCGCGCTCCGCAGCTCTCGGGAAGAGAGCGAAGGGCTCTACATCGCCGAGTCGGCGAAGGTCATCGGCCGGGCGATCGCCGCGGGGCACGTGCCCCGCTCCCTCGTCATGGAGGAGAAGTGGTACGCGGGCCTCGAGACGGTGCTCGAGCCCTTCGACGTTCCCGTCTTCATCGCGCCGCCGGCGCTCGTCGAGGAGCTCACGGGGTTCCGCGTGCACCGGGGTGCCCTCGCATCGATGCACCGCCCGACCCTGCCCTCCGTGGCCGAGTTGCTCGCGGATGCGCGCCGGGTCGTCGTGCTCGAGGACATCGTCGATCACACGAACGTCGGAGCGATCTTCCGCTCGGTGGCCGGACTCGGTGCGGACGCCGTGCTCATCAGTCCGCGGTGCGCCGACCCGCTGTATCGGCGGAGCGTGCGCGTGAGCATGGGAACCGTCTTCCAGGTGCCGTGGACGCGGCTGCCCGACTGGGATGACGCGGTCCCTCTTCTCCACGACCTCGGCTTCCACCTCTCGGCTCTCGCTCTCGCCGACGACGCGATCGACCTCGACACCCTCGCGGCCGACCCGCCCGAGCGGCTCGCCCTCATCTTCGGCTCGGAGGGCGACGGCCTCAGCCGCGCGGCGCTCGATGCCGCCGACAGCGTCGTGACGATCCCCATGCTGCACGGCGTCGACTCGCTGAACGTCGCCTCCGCCTCGGCGGTCGCCCTCTATGCGCTGCGCCTCCCGAGGCACTCAGACACCCTCGCCTAG
- a CDS encoding error-prone DNA polymerase — translation MGFSNPPIPWSDLERSLSERSRPGQRAVIADGGDSPAWSRKRQPYRPHDDLDTPDGPVVPYAELHVHSNFSFLDGASQPEHLVEEAHRLGLSGLALTDHDGFYGAVRFAEAAESHPSLGTVFGAELSLGLTAPQNGVPDPEGPHLLALARGEEGYHRLAGAITNGQLDGGEKGRPVYDLDRLADEAAGTWAILSGCRKGSVRRALDERGAEAAEHELVRLGERFGRDNVFVELFDHGHPHDQSTNEVLAGLARELGLPTLATNVVHFAAPKDHRLAQALAAVRARRSLDELDGWLPATDLMHLRSGAEMAARFSRHPDAVSRTVELADELSFTLRSARPNLPKQDVPPGHTPMSWLRELVWRGAAARYPGLPDGHRARLERELDVIEEKDFPGYFLIVYDIVREARSRGILCQGRGSAANSAICFVLDITAVDSIFFDLPFERFLSSLREEAPDIDVDFDSDRREEIIQYVYAKYGRRNAAQVANVISYRPKVAVRDMAKALGYSTGQQDAWSRQVERWGAEIASIEHDIPAPVVGLAESLLGFPRHLGIHSGGMVLTDRPVGEVCPIEHARKENRTVLQWDKDDCAWMGLVKFDLLGLGMLAALQYTFDLIRDATGESWDLVSIPKEEPGVYDMLCRADSIGVFQVESRAQMGTLPRLQPRRFYDLVVEIALIRPGPVQGGAVHPYIRRATGQEPITYLHPKLEPVLHRTMGVPLFQEQLMQMAVAVGDCTAEDADLLRRAMGSKRGIEKISKLKDKLYAGMERNGIPLETADTIYAKIEAFANFGFAESHAISFGVLVYASSWLKLHYPAAFLAALLRAQPMGFYSPQTLTADAHRHGVETRRPDIARSGAQAVLERMTDGDASPSGRDSCTDALQPPVGLFDRGAPSEAAAHRRDAAFAVRLGLADVKGIGHELAERIVAEREADGPYRDMADLARRVGLSTEQLESLAAAGAFESFALQPREALWMAGEASQDRADFLPGAVVVVQPPLLEMLSPAEQVVYDLWSMAISPGDHPIRYVRERLDVRGAIRIDRLSSAHSGRRIEVGGVVTHRQRPATAGGITFLNLEDESGTLNVIAGVGVWNRYRRVAREAPAMIVRGILERSREGVTNLVADRFESLTVSAPHRSRDFR, via the coding sequence ATGGGCTTCAGCAATCCCCCGATCCCCTGGTCCGATCTCGAACGCTCACTGTCGGAGAGATCGCGGCCCGGGCAACGCGCCGTGATCGCCGACGGCGGTGACTCGCCCGCGTGGAGCAGGAAGCGCCAGCCGTACCGACCCCACGACGACCTCGACACTCCCGACGGGCCCGTGGTCCCCTATGCCGAGCTGCACGTGCACTCGAACTTCAGCTTCCTCGACGGTGCGAGTCAGCCCGAGCACCTCGTCGAAGAGGCCCACCGACTCGGCCTCTCGGGGCTCGCTCTGACCGACCACGACGGCTTCTACGGAGCGGTGCGCTTCGCCGAGGCCGCCGAAAGCCACCCGAGTCTCGGCACCGTGTTCGGCGCCGAGCTCTCCCTCGGGCTCACGGCTCCGCAGAACGGCGTCCCCGACCCCGAGGGCCCGCACCTCCTCGCTCTCGCCCGCGGCGAGGAGGGGTACCACCGGCTCGCGGGAGCGATCACGAACGGCCAGCTCGACGGCGGCGAGAAAGGGCGCCCGGTCTACGACCTCGATCGGCTCGCCGACGAAGCCGCCGGCACGTGGGCGATCCTCAGCGGATGCCGGAAGGGCAGTGTGCGCCGCGCCCTCGACGAACGCGGCGCCGAGGCGGCCGAGCACGAGCTCGTGCGACTCGGCGAACGGTTCGGCCGCGACAACGTCTTCGTCGAGCTCTTCGACCACGGTCATCCCCACGACCAGTCGACCAACGAGGTGCTCGCCGGTCTCGCGCGCGAGCTCGGACTCCCGACCCTCGCGACGAACGTCGTGCACTTCGCCGCCCCGAAGGACCACCGGTTGGCCCAGGCCCTCGCGGCGGTCCGCGCGCGACGCAGCCTCGACGAGCTCGACGGCTGGCTCCCGGCGACCGATCTCATGCACCTGCGGAGCGGCGCGGAGATGGCGGCGCGCTTCTCCCGTCATCCCGACGCCGTCTCCCGCACCGTCGAACTCGCCGACGAACTCTCCTTCACCCTGCGCAGTGCGCGTCCGAACCTGCCGAAGCAAGACGTACCGCCGGGGCACACGCCGATGAGCTGGCTCCGCGAACTCGTCTGGCGCGGAGCCGCCGCACGCTACCCCGGGCTGCCCGACGGGCACCGAGCCCGTCTCGAACGCGAGCTCGACGTCATCGAGGAGAAAGACTTCCCCGGCTACTTCCTCATCGTCTACGACATCGTCCGAGAGGCGCGCTCCCGCGGCATCCTCTGTCAGGGGCGGGGGTCGGCCGCGAACTCGGCGATCTGCTTCGTGCTCGATATCACCGCCGTCGACTCGATCTTCTTCGACCTGCCGTTCGAACGCTTCCTCTCGAGCCTCCGCGAAGAGGCGCCCGACATCGACGTCGATTTCGACTCCGACCGGCGGGAGGAGATCATCCAGTACGTCTATGCGAAGTACGGCAGGCGGAACGCCGCGCAGGTCGCGAACGTCATCAGCTATCGCCCGAAGGTCGCGGTGCGCGACATGGCGAAGGCCCTCGGGTATTCGACGGGTCAGCAGGACGCCTGGTCGCGGCAGGTCGAGCGCTGGGGCGCCGAGATCGCGAGCATCGAGCACGACATCCCCGCGCCCGTCGTGGGACTCGCCGAGAGCCTGCTCGGTTTCCCCCGTCACCTCGGCATCCATTCGGGCGGCATGGTGCTCACCGATCGGCCGGTAGGCGAGGTCTGCCCGATCGAGCACGCGCGCAAGGAGAACCGCACCGTCCTGCAATGGGACAAGGACGACTGCGCCTGGATGGGACTCGTGAAGTTCGACCTTCTCGGTCTCGGCATGCTCGCCGCCCTGCAGTACACCTTCGACCTCATCCGCGATGCGACGGGTGAGAGCTGGGATCTCGTCTCGATCCCGAAGGAGGAGCCCGGGGTCTACGACATGCTGTGCCGCGCCGATTCGATCGGCGTCTTCCAGGTCGAGAGCCGCGCACAGATGGGCACGTTGCCGCGGCTCCAACCGCGGCGCTTCTACGACCTCGTGGTCGAGATCGCGCTCATCCGCCCCGGCCCCGTGCAGGGCGGCGCCGTGCATCCCTACATCCGCCGGGCGACGGGGCAGGAACCCATCACCTATCTGCATCCGAAGCTCGAGCCCGTGCTGCACCGCACGATGGGCGTGCCCCTCTTCCAGGAGCAGCTCATGCAGATGGCCGTCGCCGTCGGAGACTGCACGGCGGAGGACGCCGACCTGCTGCGCCGGGCCATGGGCTCCAAGCGCGGGATCGAGAAGATCTCGAAACTCAAGGACAAGCTCTACGCGGGCATGGAGAGGAACGGCATCCCGCTCGAGACCGCCGACACGATCTACGCGAAGATCGAGGCGTTCGCGAACTTCGGCTTCGCCGAGAGCCACGCGATCAGCTTCGGGGTGCTCGTGTACGCGAGCTCCTGGCTGAAGCTGCACTACCCCGCGGCCTTCCTCGCCGCGCTCCTCCGCGCACAGCCCATGGGCTTCTACTCGCCGCAGACGTTGACGGCCGATGCGCACCGGCACGGTGTCGAGACCCGACGCCCCGACATCGCACGCTCGGGCGCGCAGGCCGTACTCGAACGGATGACGGACGGCGACGCGTCTCCCAGCGGGCGCGATTCGTGCACCGACGCGCTGCAGCCCCCGGTGGGTCTCTTCGACCGCGGGGCTCCGTCCGAAGCCGCGGCCCACCGACGCGACGCGGCATTCGCCGTGCGTCTCGGTCTCGCCGATGTGAAGGGCATCGGGCACGAGCTTGCCGAGCGCATCGTCGCCGAGCGCGAGGCCGACGGCCCGTATCGCGACATGGCCGACCTCGCTCGGCGCGTGGGGCTCTCGACCGAGCAGCTCGAGTCGCTCGCAGCCGCCGGTGCCTTCGAGAGCTTCGCGTTGCAGCCGCGTGAGGCGCTCTGGATGGCCGGTGAGGCCTCTCAGGACCGTGCCGACTTCCTGCCGGGTGCGGTCGTCGTCGTGCAGCCGCCCCTGCTCGAGATGCTCTCCCCCGCCGAACAGGTCGTCTATGACCTGTGGTCGATGGCCATCTCGCCCGGCGACCACCCCATCCGCTACGTCCGCGAACGTCTCGATGTGCGCGGAGCCATCAGGATCGATCGGTTGAGCTCCGCACACTCGGGCAGACGTATCGAGGTGGGCGGTGTCGTCACCCACCGTCAACGACCGGCGACGGCCGGTGGCATCACGTTCCTGAACCTCGAGGACGAATCGGGAACGCTCAACGTCATCGCGGGGGTCGGGGTCTGGAACCGGTATCGGCGGGTCGCGCGTGAAGCTCCCGCGATGATCGTGCGGGGGATCCTCGAACGCTCCCGTGAGGGGGTCACGAACCTCGTCGCCGATCGTTTCGAGTCGCTCACCGTGTCGGCACCGCATCGCTCGCGTGACTTCCGGTGA
- a CDS encoding D-alanyl-D-alanine carboxypeptidase family protein, whose protein sequence is MPPTSSTNDARRRIYVRRRIVVFSALALVLALVIGGGVYTSSALAAPVPTQSATVADRVDATQPAVPIAWPDFGRGALGAVGMPGVLTSSGDQGAVPIASITKVVTALVILDAQPLAEGEAGPTIEYGERDADIYYDVIAEGGSVAPVAVGQTLSLRQSLEALLIPSANNYSISLAEWAYGSVDAYLAAARAWLDARGLTDTQLADTSGLDAGNTSTPANLIEIGKLALADPTIASIVAEQAADLPGIGVVDNTNKLLGWNGVDGIKTGTTDEAGACLLFSADYLVGDQTVTVVGVLLGGDTHSELNAAIRSVLESAVPAFHIVDVIAEGDAVATYSTVWGDEATARASTAASVLVWNDTPITQTVVADDITLAAEGTAVGSVQVTAGETTIDVPITLDAAIDDPGFEWRMTHPGGLDG, encoded by the coding sequence GTGCCACCGACATCCTCGACGAACGACGCCCGGCGCCGAATCTATGTGAGGCGGCGCATCGTCGTCTTCTCGGCGCTGGCCCTCGTGCTCGCTCTCGTGATCGGCGGCGGCGTCTACACCTCGAGCGCCCTCGCAGCGCCCGTGCCCACGCAGAGCGCGACGGTCGCCGACCGGGTCGACGCGACGCAGCCCGCCGTGCCGATCGCGTGGCCCGACTTCGGTCGTGGAGCGCTCGGCGCCGTCGGGATGCCCGGCGTGCTGACCTCGAGCGGCGATCAGGGCGCCGTGCCCATCGCGAGCATCACCAAGGTCGTGACGGCTCTCGTGATCCTCGATGCGCAGCCGCTCGCCGAGGGCGAGGCCGGCCCCACGATCGAGTACGGCGAGCGTGACGCCGACATCTACTACGACGTCATCGCCGAAGGAGGATCGGTCGCGCCCGTCGCGGTCGGCCAGACGCTGTCGCTCCGTCAGAGTCTCGAGGCACTGCTCATCCCGTCGGCGAACAACTACAGCATCTCGCTCGCCGAGTGGGCCTACGGCTCGGTCGACGCCTACCTCGCCGCGGCGCGCGCCTGGCTCGACGCTCGCGGCCTCACCGACACCCAGCTCGCCGATACGAGCGGTCTCGACGCGGGCAACACGTCGACGCCCGCGAACCTCATCGAGATCGGCAAGCTCGCTCTCGCCGATCCGACGATCGCGTCGATCGTCGCGGAGCAGGCGGCCGACCTCCCGGGAATCGGCGTCGTCGACAACACCAACAAGCTCCTCGGCTGGAACGGCGTCGACGGCATCAAGACGGGCACGACCGACGAGGCCGGCGCGTGCCTGCTGTTCTCGGCCGACTACCTCGTCGGCGACCAGACCGTCACGGTCGTCGGTGTGCTCCTCGGCGGCGACACCCACTCCGAGTTGAACGCGGCGATCCGATCGGTGCTCGAATCGGCGGTTCCCGCGTTCCACATCGTCGACGTCATCGCGGAAGGCGATGCCGTCGCGACCTACTCGACCGTCTGGGGCGACGAGGCGACCGCGCGTGCGAGCACGGCGGCGAGTGTGCTCGTCTGGAACGACACCCCCATCACGCAGACCGTCGTCGCCGACGACATCACTCTCGCTGCGGAGGGAACCGCGGTCGGCAGCGTGCAGGTCACGGCGGGCGAGACGACGATCGACGTTCCGATCACCCTCGACGCCGCGATCGACGACCCGGGCTTCGAGTGGCGGATGACGCACCCCGGCGGGCTCGACGGGTGA
- a CDS encoding Lrp/AsnC family transcriptional regulator, protein MAEIAELDRIDKALLRALSTNARASGAALAAEVGVAESTISLRLRRLQTQGHIRGFRVDIDPLAFGASLQALIAVRLVKHDRSEIDAFRQVAPHLPGVLGLFHMAGAEDYLLHVIARDARELREFVLTHLTGHPAVAHTETNLIFEHVDGDGWYELVG, encoded by the coding sequence ATGGCAGAGATCGCCGAACTCGACCGTATCGACAAAGCGCTCCTGCGCGCTCTCTCGACGAACGCCCGAGCATCAGGCGCCGCACTCGCGGCCGAAGTGGGCGTCGCGGAGTCGACGATCTCGCTCCGCCTGCGGCGACTCCAGACGCAGGGCCACATCCGCGGCTTCCGCGTCGACATCGATCCCCTCGCCTTCGGCGCATCGCTCCAGGCGCTCATCGCCGTGCGACTCGTCAAGCACGACCGCAGCGAGATCGACGCGTTCCGGCAGGTGGCCCCCCACCTTCCCGGCGTGCTCGGTCTCTTCCACATGGCGGGAGCCGAGGACTACCTCCTCCACGTGATCGCCCGCGACGCCCGCGAACTCCGCGAGTTCGTGCTGACGCACCTCACGGGTCATCCCGCCGTCGCCCACACCGAGACGAACCTCATCTTCGAGCACGTCGACGGTGACGGCTGGTACGAACTCGTCGGCTGA
- a CDS encoding VIT1/CCC1 transporter family protein — protein sequence MQSATRKDKSRWRRYLANERAEAAVYRELAARREGEERAILLALAEAEGRHAAHWIELLGDEAKGLPEADLRTRVLGGLARRFGSIFVLALAQRAEARSPYADDPDATPAMAADERIHGEVVRSLAARGRRRLSGTFRAAVFGANDGLVSNLALVLGIGATGVATEVVLFSGIAGLLAGALSMGAGEYVSVRSQRELLEASTPDPAAHDALPDLDLEANELALVYRARGMSEDDAIARAERTLARVHATGSSHGVLTTATGSVTATDDDDEAIGTGLSAALSSFCFFASGAIIPVLPYLFGLTGFVAVAVAVVLVSIALIITGAVVGVLSGASPLKRAMRQLAIGLGAALVTYVLGLAFGTTIG from the coding sequence ATGCAGTCGGCCACCCGCAAGGACAAGAGCCGGTGGCGACGCTACCTCGCCAACGAGCGTGCCGAAGCGGCCGTCTACCGTGAGCTCGCCGCCCGTCGAGAGGGCGAAGAGCGTGCCATCCTGCTCGCCCTCGCCGAGGCGGAGGGCCGGCACGCCGCCCACTGGATCGAGCTGCTGGGCGACGAGGCGAAGGGGCTCCCCGAGGCGGACCTCCGCACCCGGGTGCTCGGCGGTCTCGCGCGCCGATTCGGCTCGATCTTCGTGCTCGCTCTCGCGCAGCGTGCCGAGGCACGGTCGCCCTACGCCGACGATCCCGACGCGACTCCGGCGATGGCGGCCGACGAGCGGATCCACGGCGAAGTCGTGCGGAGCCTCGCCGCTCGGGGCCGGCGACGCCTGTCGGGCACCTTCCGTGCCGCGGTGTTCGGCGCGAACGACGGACTCGTCTCCAACCTCGCCCTCGTTCTCGGCATCGGAGCGACCGGCGTCGCGACCGAGGTCGTCCTGTTCTCGGGAATCGCGGGACTTCTCGCCGGAGCTCTGTCGATGGGCGCCGGCGAGTACGTGTCCGTGCGGTCGCAGCGTGAGCTCCTCGAAGCGTCGACGCCCGACCCCGCCGCCCACGACGCACTTCCCGACCTCGATCTCGAAGCCAACGAGTTGGCCCTCGTCTACCGCGCCCGCGGCATGAGCGAGGATGACGCCATCGCGCGCGCCGAGCGCACCCTCGCCCGCGTGCACGCGACAGGTTCGTCGCACGGAGTGCTCACGACCGCGACGGGGTCGGTGACGGCGACGGATGACGACGACGAGGCGATCGGCACGGGGCTCTCCGCCGCGCTCTCGAGCTTCTGCTTCTTCGCCTCGGGCGCGATCATCCCCGTGCTGCCGTACCTTTTCGGTCTCACCGGGTTCGTCGCCGTCGCGGTGGCGGTTGTGCTCGTGAGCATCGCGCTCATCATCACGGGCGCCGTCGTCGGTGTGCTCTCGGGCGCGTCGCCTCTCAAGCGCGCGATGCGTCAGCTCGCGATCGGTCTCGGCGCGGCGCTCGTGACCTACGTGCTCGGTCTCGCCTTCGGCACGACGATCGGCTGA
- a CDS encoding SGNH/GDSL hydrolase family protein encodes MVTQPHPWSRYVALGDSFTEGIGDPEPTSPGGNRGWADRVAEVLNQGNPEFAYANLAVRGRLIQQIVDEQIEPALALKPDLITISAGGNDVIRPGTDPDAISALFEHAIERLSRDHATIVLFTGVDVGFSPVFRSIRGKVAIYNENLRAIATKYDCIVADQWSLAEIQDQRMWAPDRLHLNALGHHTVARMVLQALNVENDLEPMQPEPVPVVPWRQARTEDLLWAREYFVPWVLRRIRHQSSGDHVRPKRPEAGPFA; translated from the coding sequence ATGGTCACGCAGCCTCATCCTTGGTCGCGATACGTCGCCCTGGGCGACTCCTTCACGGAAGGAATCGGTGATCCTGAACCCACCTCGCCGGGCGGAAACCGCGGCTGGGCCGATCGCGTCGCCGAGGTTCTCAACCAGGGCAATCCGGAGTTCGCGTACGCCAACCTCGCCGTCCGGGGCCGCCTCATCCAGCAGATCGTCGACGAGCAGATCGAGCCGGCGCTCGCGTTGAAGCCCGATCTCATCACGATCTCCGCGGGCGGCAACGACGTCATCCGCCCCGGAACCGACCCCGATGCCATCTCCGCGCTCTTCGAGCACGCCATCGAGCGGTTGTCGCGCGATCACGCGACGATCGTGCTCTTCACGGGCGTCGACGTCGGCTTCTCCCCCGTTTTCCGATCCATCCGCGGCAAGGTCGCCATCTACAACGAGAACCTCCGCGCCATCGCGACGAAGTACGACTGCATCGTCGCCGATCAGTGGTCGCTCGCCGAGATCCAGGACCAGCGCATGTGGGCCCCTGATCGCCTGCACCTCAACGCCCTCGGACATCACACCGTCGCGCGCATGGTGCTGCAGGCGCTCAACGTCGAGAACGACCTCGAACCGATGCAGCCCGAGCCGGTTCCCGTCGTCCCGTGGAGGCAGGCGCGCACGGAGGACCTGCTGTGGGCGCGCGAGTACTTCGTGCCGTGGGTGCTGCGCCGCATCAGGCACCAGTCGTCCGGCGACCATGTGCGCCCCAAGCGCCCCGAAGCGGGTCCGTTCGCCTGA
- a CDS encoding DEAD/DEAH box helicase, translating to MSTAIPSGHVPGTSAAEHLPPSYPERAAWGTAGKLRAWQAEAIDAYLAASPRDFLAAATPGAGKTTFALRLASELRHRREIDRITVVAPTEHLKKQWADAAARAGIRLDPTFRNAHGRYGRHFHGVVVTYAQVATRPALHRELTQSGRSLVILDEVHHGGDALSWGDAIREAFEPATRRLSLSGTPFRSDTAPIPFVEYAPDERGIRLSRTDYNYGYGRALADGVVRPVMFMVYAGHMRWRTRAGDEMEAKLGEDNTKDITSAAWRTALEPTGEWIPAVLRAADRRLSEVRQAIPDAGGLVIATDQSTARAYAQILHEISGEPVTIVLSDEKEASDRIEQFSESERRWMVAVRMVSEGVDVPRLAVGVYATSASTPLFFAQAIGRFVRARRRGETASVFLPNVPGLMALANQMELERDHALDKVPDDDAEGDLYNPEDALVAEANREDKASEELTHEFTWEALGSTAAFDRVVYDGTDFGTLAEPGSDEELDFIGLPGILEPEQVSELLRHRQARQARRATERTKNAPPATDDTPVALYRTLKEQRTLLNSLVGMWSKLSGEAHGIIHAELRRVCGGPAVAQASVTQLQARIDHLRKRLSSH from the coding sequence GTGAGCACAGCGATCCCTTCCGGTCACGTGCCCGGCACCTCGGCGGCCGAGCACCTTCCGCCGTCCTACCCTGAGCGCGCCGCATGGGGCACCGCCGGCAAGCTGCGCGCGTGGCAGGCCGAGGCGATCGACGCCTATCTCGCGGCGTCACCGCGCGACTTCCTCGCGGCGGCCACACCGGGCGCCGGCAAGACGACCTTCGCGCTGCGCCTCGCCTCGGAGCTCCGTCACCGTCGTGAGATCGACCGCATCACGGTCGTCGCGCCGACCGAGCACCTGAAGAAGCAGTGGGCCGACGCGGCCGCGCGCGCCGGCATCCGGCTCGACCCGACCTTCCGCAACGCGCACGGCCGTTACGGGCGCCACTTCCACGGCGTCGTCGTGACGTACGCGCAGGTCGCGACACGCCCGGCGCTGCACCGCGAGCTCACCCAGAGCGGCCGCTCGCTCGTCATCCTCGACGAGGTGCACCACGGCGGCGACGCCCTGAGCTGGGGCGATGCCATCCGCGAGGCCTTCGAGCCCGCGACGCGACGGCTCTCGCTCTCGGGCACCCCGTTCCGCTCCGACACGGCTCCCATCCCGTTCGTCGAGTACGCGCCCGACGAGCGCGGCATCCGCCTCTCGCGCACCGACTACAACTACGGCTACGGCCGCGCCCTCGCCGACGGCGTCGTTCGCCCCGTCATGTTCATGGTCTACGCCGGGCACATGCGCTGGCGCACCCGGGCCGGCGACGAGATGGAAGCGAAGCTCGGCGAAGACAACACGAAGGACATCACGTCGGCCGCGTGGCGCACCGCACTCGAACCGACCGGCGAGTGGATCCCCGCGGTGCTGCGCGCCGCCGACCGACGGCTGAGCGAAGTGCGTCAGGCGATCCCTGACGCCGGTGGCCTCGTCATCGCGACCGATCAGTCGACCGCGCGCGCGTATGCGCAGATCCTCCACGAGATCTCGGGGGAGCCGGTCACGATCGTGCTCTCCGACGAGAAGGAGGCGAGCGATCGCATCGAGCAGTTCTCCGAGAGCGAGCGCCGCTGGATGGTCGCGGTGCGCATGGTGTCGGAAGGCGTCGACGTTCCTCGCCTCGCGGTCGGCGTCTATGCCACCTCGGCGTCGACCCCGCTCTTCTTCGCCCAGGCGATCGGTCGCTTCGTGCGGGCGCGTCGCCGGGGCGAGACCGCCTCGGTGTTCCTGCCGAACGTGCCCGGCCTCATGGCGCTCGCGAACCAGATGGAGCTCGAGCGCGACCATGCACTCGACAAGGTTCCGGATGACGACGCCGAGGGCGACCTGTACAACCCGGAGGACGCGCTCGTCGCCGAGGCGAACCGCGAAGACAAGGCCTCGGAAGAACTGACCCACGAGTTCACCTGGGAGGCGCTCGGTTCGACGGCGGCGTTCGACCGCGTCGTGTACGACGGCACCGACTTCGGCACCCTCGCCGAACCCGGCAGCGACGAAGAACTCGACTTCATCGGTCTGCCCGGCATCCTCGAGCCCGAGCAGGTCTCCGAACTCCTGCGCCATCGACAGGCGCGTCAGGCCCGGCGGGCGACCGAGCGCACGAAGAACGCGCCACCCGCGACCGACGACACACCCGTCGCCCTCTACCGCACGCTCAAGGAGCAGCGCACGCTGCTCAACAGCCTCGTCGGAATGTGGTCGAAGCTCTCGGGCGAGGCGCACGGCATCATCCATGCCGAGCTGCGCCGGGTGTGCGGCGGGCCGGCGGTCGCTCAGGCGAGTGTCACGCAGCTGCAGGCGCGCATCGACCACCTGCGGAAGCGTCTCTCCTCGCACTGA
- a CDS encoding DUF3097 domain-containing protein yields MGFDDRYGQDVLSGDWRAAGRKTIPTLEAERDLVVELASNGFCGAVVGIEKGNVVLEDRFGARRLFPLGHGFLVDGQAVQLTAPKPKAPTGRTRTASGSFAVDDAPARVALPSRIFVEGRHDAELVERVWGADLRVEGVVVEYLAGIDDLEAILADFRPEPGRRVGVLVDHLVPGSKESRIAAAVAAGPFRRDALVVGHPFIDVWQAVKPARLGISAWPVIPRGTEWKHGICEAFGWPHADQADIARAWQRILSRVTTFNDLEPALLGRVEELIDFVTTPSR; encoded by the coding sequence ATGGGCTTCGACGACAGATACGGCCAGGACGTCCTTTCCGGAGATTGGCGGGCCGCGGGCCGGAAGACCATCCCGACCCTCGAGGCCGAGCGCGACCTCGTCGTCGAACTCGCGTCCAACGGCTTCTGTGGTGCCGTCGTCGGTATCGAGAAGGGCAACGTCGTGCTCGAAGACCGTTTCGGTGCGCGCCGCCTCTTCCCCCTGGGGCACGGCTTCCTCGTCGACGGCCAGGCCGTGCAGCTCACCGCGCCGAAGCCGAAGGCACCCACCGGTCGCACACGCACGGCGTCGGGGTCCTTCGCCGTCGACGACGCTCCCGCACGCGTGGCGCTGCCGAGTCGCATCTTCGTCGAGGGGCGTCACGACGCCGAACTCGTCGAACGCGTGTGGGGCGCCGACCTCCGGGTCGAAGGCGTCGTCGTCGAGTACCTCGCCGGTATCGACGACCTCGAAGCGATCCTCGCCGACTTCCGACCGGAGCCGGGGCGCCGGGTCGGCGTGCTCGTCGACCACCTCGTGCCGGGGTCGAAGGAGAGCCGCATCGCCGCGGCCGTCGCGGCCGGCCCGTTCCGGCGTGATGCGCTCGTCGTCGGTCATCCGTTCATCGACGTCTGGCAGGCCGTCAAGCCCGCCCGCCTCGGAATCTCGGCATGGCCCGTGATCCCCCGCGGCACCGAGTGGAAGCACGGCATCTGCGAGGCGTTCGGCTGGCCGCACGCCGATCAGGCCGACATCGCACGCGCGTGGCAGCGGATCCTCTCGCGCGTCACGACCTTCAACGACCTCGAGCCGGCGCTCCTCGGCCGTGTGGAGGAACTCATCGACTTCGTGACGACGCCGAGTCGCTGA